The following DNA comes from Centropristis striata isolate RG_2023a ecotype Rhode Island chromosome 3, C.striata_1.0, whole genome shotgun sequence.
gcttacgcgcacatttgtgtgtgtgtgtgtgtgtgtgtgtgtaacgaaaatcgcataaagttatgtgtgtgtgtgtgtgtgtgtgtgtttgaagcatgtgtatctggaggagtgtgcacgcttacgcgcacatttgtgtgtgtgtgtgtgtgtgtgtgtgtgtgtaacgaaaatcgcataaagttatgtgtgtgtgtgtgtgtgtgtgtgtgtgtgtgtgcgtgtgtgtttgaagcatgtgtatctggaggagtgtgcgcgcttgtgtgtatctgtaactgtaatcagagcaatgatcaaaggcaatcagagcagagcaatcaacagaattaactgccacctgaatgtcccggaacagtgacagcagccagacgtggacagactggaatttcagGCCTGTTTTAGGTGACTTGgctacatttttctgttttacagatggtgccccaacgagctatgacttaaagtaaatcaagtcatatcatgtATTATAATacttatttatgataattaataataattattaataattctgacaCATTCTAACACTTTTGAACTGTGAGATCAACACAGGTGTTGTTCAGGTTCATCTTTACATAtctgatatccttatgggagggatagcagtTATGCTAACGCTCTTTTActtacatatttgacgccctgtgcaaggaatcatttattcataaaagaggcatccttaattcccaacattgATCTTATTAGTGGATTCTTCTAAACATTTATCTCCACTCTTTCCTCCGTCAGGTGACCTCTCTGGGCGTGGCCACGTTCAGCCTCTGTGCTCTGAGTATTGATCGTTTCCATGCGGCGACGGGCCCCGGGGCCCTCCAGACGCCCAGGGTGGAGCCCTGCCAGTCCATCCTGTCCAAGCTGTCCGTCATCTGGGTGGGCTCCATGGTGCTGGCGGCCCCCGAGCTGCTGCTGTGGCAGCTGGTGCAGGAGACGGTGAGCCTGCCGCTGGTCCCCGGGGCCCCGCAGCAGCCGGGCGGCTCCCTGATGGCGGCCCTCAGGGCCCGGACGGACACCTTTAAGGTGGATTTCTGTGTCCGTGAGCCGTCGGCGGCGCTCCCGGAGAGCATCTACTCCCTGGTGCTGACCTACCACCAGGCCCGCATGTGGTGGGTGCTGGGCTGCTACCTCTGCATGCCGCTGCTCTTCACTCTCGCCTGCGACGTGGTGACCAGGCAGGTGTTGGCGCAGCGTCTGCCGCCAAAACCCGTCGGAGACAAACTGACCAGCAGGTGCTCCTCCACCTCTTCGTCCTCCACCTCatcgaagaagaagaagcagcagcagtcgAGGGAGCAGCGGCTGCGCTCCACCGTCGTGGCGCTCACCGTCCTCTACGTCGTCTGCAACCTGCCGGAGAGCGTCTGCAGCATCACGCTGGCGTACGTCTCCGACCGAGTGTCCGCCTCGCTGCCGGCGCTGGTTCTCCCGGCGCTGAGCCTGATTGGACAGTTCCTGCTGTTCGTGCGGTGCGCGGCCACCccggtgctgctgctggtgctgtgCCGCTCGCTGGGCCAGGCCTTCatggactgctgctgctgctgctgcgaggAGTGCCTCCCCGACGGGAACGCCTCCTCTTCGTCCTCCTCGGCCTCCACCGCCGCCACCTCCAACCCCTCCTCGCCCTCCTCGCCCTCCCCCACCTCCCTGTCTCCGTCCGGCAAAGACGAGACGATGAAGAGCCTGTTGGGGACGGAACCAGCGGTCCTCTACGACACGGCCAAAGACTCTACGGCCGCCATCGGGACGCCCTGCTGAGGTCATCGGACCGCTTTTAAAGGATCGTTTATTACAACTGGGCTCTTATTACATGGTTCTGTCCATCATTTCTATCAGTTATAATTAAaccgatacagcatagtatggAGAAAATTTGCGTGCCGATATAATATCGATTCTAgcgctgcaactaacgattattttcattatggattaatctgttgattatttaaacaatgaatcgattagttgtttggtgaataaaatgtataaaaatctcAATAAGtgttcccaaaccacaagatgacgtcctcaaatctcttgttttgtccacaaaccaaagagatattcagtttattgtcataaaggaacaaagaaaccagaaatattcacattgaagaagctgaaatcagagaatttggaattattgtccttaaaaaactgctcaaaccaattattggattatcaaaatagttgacgattaatttaataatcgatcaTTGTTCCATTAATCTAATAATCGTTGCAGCCCTaatcgattcatggccaccaagtatcgatgTTTAGCATTCCAAAGGCCGGTGGACAGTCAGTATTTTCACCATTGTTTTTCATCTTCGTAGGCGGTAGCGGACTCACCTTTATGAATATCCTGGAGAtcctgatatcatatgaaactagaggaTCTAATGAATCTATAGACAccgtgtgtgtcaggatatcgtgtcgggaagttgtggaaataacgctgcaaagtttggcATCACTGCTGATCATACACAAACcggcatggctaattatgcacagtgtctccgctgatcataaacaaacggccatgctaactgtacacaaaatgtccactgctgacacacagagcacagagtccaacatgcttatttctagatttaataatcttaatttaataaatcttgtcaaggttaattatctgtccatgcagcaagatcatttccctcagatttactgttagatctggttttagacctttagatttactgtttgatctggttttagacctttagatttactgtttgatctggtttttagacaccttttttacagtttactcTTTTGGTCCAGCAGTGTCGTCAAACCACTTTAACAGGCAATAAAACTGCTTTTATTGAAGGTAAAACTGTAGTTATGGTCAGAGTTGAGACAGGAAGTGAGTCTGTGAGAGATGTTCACATTGTTTTGGAGTTTATTTTACCAGATTTACAGATTTATTTCCAACCTGTCTAAATGTCTCTATCAGACTTCGTTTTAGGGAAATGAGCATTTCTCAGATCTCAGCTGTTCACTTGGTGAGTACAGAGTTATTGTTTCTGATAGAAATGATGACAAAaactaccaaaataaaaccagagttgtAATAAATTGTTATAATCCTTCAATCTGTATGAACTGTTGGACTATAGTTGATTATTTACTTGTACAATATAgattatgttggtttttttaaggagtttaGTGTCTGTGATGATTTAATCCTGTTATTGTAGAACTCATccttgttttgcagtttttttatacatatagtTTATAGTTATTAATACAtttctaagtaatgtttattctAAGTACTGTATGATatagaaacactggatcatTTGAGTTTTGGGggattttaattgaaaatggaCATTCTGAGACTTTTTGTCAGCAGACTGCTGTAAAGTTTATGAACTTTTTGaacttttttaaacatgattttgaTGCGGTGAGATCATTTTAGacatcaatcaaaaaaaaacaattcagtgtttcacttgttttataaCTTTTGGTTTAGTAAAGTGGATATTTTCTTCTCTATGTCCTGTGAGTGATTGTATTAAATGTCTGCTCTATGATTTATTGATGATGCTCTATCTGTGTTTACAGCCTTTTAGTCCACTAATAACTGGACCTCAACTTCAAGTGCTCTTTTGtattcttattttaaatatgatttttatgaattttgtcAGAAATAGTGAGTTTTTTTAGCAGCTGAACTATCTTAAAAGAGAAGAATTGATCCAAAATAAGTGGAAACCCCTCATGCACcactgagctgctgcagggGAAAGAACAAATCAGACTTCCAGCAGCGAGCTAAATAAATAGTTTACTgctctttgtttttactgtcaTTTGTAATAAAATCGTGTCTGTTTGTATCCTGGTGTTGATTATTTAACCAACGTCTCCACTCACAAGAATTCTCTTTATAAGCCTGATGAATCTTATTCTTCTTCACCACAGAGCTCCAAACAACAACTATATAAAACACCTTTGGGTCTGATTTGCAGCTCGTCTACAGACCCAAAgtgtctaaaccaggggtctcaaactggcggcccgcgggccaattgtggcccttgtgacgatattttgtggcccccaccttgatggaaggtccctttaattactttttttggtaattttgtggttttttaaaataattttgtgtcttttttaataattttgtgtctttttaaaataattttgtgtcttttttttttataatttagtgtctttttaaaataatttagtgtcttttggggaattttgtgtcttttttaaaatcattttgtgtctttttaaaatgattttgtgtccttttaaaaaaataattatgtcttttttaataattttgtgtcttttcttaaataattgtgtgtcttttttagtgattttgtctcttttttgtgtcctgttgtgtctttttaaaataattttgtgtcttttttgataattgtgtctttttaaataattctgtgtcttttttggtaattttgtgtcttttttaaatcattttgtgtctttttttggtcttttatatTAGTATTATATTTAAACGTGCAGACATCCAGAGGCATCCAGTGAGTTCAGTCAAGTGTTAAAGTGCCAAGCAGAAGCACAAAGGAAGTCAGAGAGAAACgtcacaaagagagaaagaaaaagaggagaaacaaTAGAAGAACTTAAAGAATGTGGAGAAGAGAAACGGTCTTTTTCAGAACAAAGAAGTAAAAGCAGAAAGAGGAGACagacggaggaggagaaagaagaatCTCCTGCATTAGTTTCTGAACCGTGGTGTTTTTCTCCACGTTTCTATCGTGTTTGTGTGGATTGATTTGATGTGAAGTGATCTGGAGGATGTTTGCTCTGATGTTGGTGGAAGGAATCTGACTCCTACTGCAGCaggagctgctcctcctctctgtgacgatgatgatgatgatttctctcattattctattattataaGGTCACAGCTTCATCATCacagctgacctttgaccctcacagacacaacaacctctgtctgtgtgtgagcgTCTCTGAGGAAACAGACAGGAATGTCTCCGTTCCTCAAACACGTTTCTCAGCTTTTTtcttctcaatatgttgatataaAATGATCGTCATTCATTTCTGCAAGCAAACTATTTCTACAAAACTAAatagagaagaaagagaaacatATTTCAAACAAGTTGTCTTACTCAGAACTCCTGACGTCCAAAAAGAAAACTTGTTTTAACcgtctggagtccacgaaacgCTGGAGCaccacttcttcatgacgtcaaaaaaagacacaaaatgaccaaaaaagacacagaagacacaaaatgacaaaaaagagacaaaatgaccaaaaaaaaaagacacaaaatgacaaaaaaagacacaaaatgacaagaaaaaaagacacaaaatgaccataaaagacacagaagacacaaaattacaaaaaagagacaaaataacaaaaaaaagacacaacagacacataatgaccaaaaaagacactaaaaaaaccccacaaaatgaccataaaagacagagaagacacaaaatgacaaaaaagagacaaaatgaccaaaaaagacacaaaatgaccataaaagacagagaagacacaaaatgacaaaaaagagacaaaataacaaaaaaaaaagacacaaaatgaccataaaagacagagaagacacaaaatgacaaaaaagagacaaa
Coding sequences within:
- the gpr37l1a gene encoding G-protein coupled receptor 37-like 1; translated protein: MSPVWLLLLLGLGAAELRTLHTARSGREEPGDGAPAPGAQQPLSPGDSRTPPDQVHSSRLPELDRVPRGAKDGGSRRRDPGPPGSSGAPRRTEDPFFTTTPRLSSTSSRRGNGSSSSSGGGLGLLNPLAPGSDGGSLWAYLVLLLALVLFSAGLVGNLALMCIVWHSFHLKSSWNCVLAGLAFWDFLVLFFCLPVVVFHELTLKRLLGDLSCRLVPYLEVTSLGVATFSLCALSIDRFHAATGPGALQTPRVEPCQSILSKLSVIWVGSMVLAAPELLLWQLVQETVSLPLVPGAPQQPGGSLMAALRARTDTFKVDFCVREPSAALPESIYSLVLTYHQARMWWVLGCYLCMPLLFTLACDVVTRQVLAQRLPPKPVGDKLTSRCSSTSSSSTSSKKKKQQQSREQRLRSTVVALTVLYVVCNLPESVCSITLAYVSDRVSASLPALVLPALSLIGQFLLFVRCAATPVLLLVLCRSLGQAFMDCCCCCCEECLPDGNASSSSSSASTAATSNPSSPSSPSPTSLSPSGKDETMKSLLGTEPAVLYDTAKDSTAAIGTPC